The following proteins are co-located in the Acinetobacter shaoyimingii genome:
- a CDS encoding glutathione S-transferase family protein — translation MKSVLYLGTKNYSSWSLRPWLVAKKAGFDFEEVVIDFDQPDTKQKIQAVSPSGKVPVWVDEHVRIWDSLAICEYFAEQVPSLWPSDPIQRAQARAVSAEMHSGFPALRSEMGMNVRAYLRGIELSEAAKNDLKRIEVIWTALLEAQSNNPNAEGWLFGRFSIADAMFAPVAIRLNGYAVPMSASMKAYQAQFYADPDFQQWIKDAEEDTLIVPRLEIGQDNEEYNAIQPNDKA, via the coding sequence ATGAAATCTGTTTTGTATTTGGGTACAAAGAACTACTCTTCATGGTCATTACGTCCTTGGCTTGTCGCTAAAAAGGCAGGTTTTGACTTTGAAGAAGTGGTGATTGATTTCGATCAGCCCGATACAAAACAAAAAATTCAGGCAGTTTCACCGAGTGGAAAAGTGCCAGTTTGGGTGGATGAGCATGTTCGAATTTGGGATTCACTAGCAATTTGTGAATATTTCGCTGAACAAGTGCCATCTTTATGGCCATCAGACCCTATTCAACGTGCCCAAGCGCGAGCTGTTAGTGCTGAAATGCATAGTGGGTTTCCTGCATTACGTTCAGAAATGGGTATGAATGTTCGTGCTTATCTACGTGGTATCGAACTCAGTGAAGCTGCTAAAAATGATTTAAAACGAATTGAAGTGATCTGGACAGCGTTACTAGAAGCTCAGAGCAATAACCCTAATGCAGAAGGTTGGTTGTTTGGGCGGTTTAGTATTGCTGATGCGATGTTTGCACCTGTAGCAATTCGCTTGAATGGCTATGCAGTCCCGATGTCTGCCAGTATGAAAGCGTATCAAGCGCAGTTCTATGCAGACCCAGATTTTCAACAATGGATTAAAGATGCTGAAGAAGATACTTTGATTGTGCCTCGCTTAGAAATCGGGCAGGACAATGAAGAATACAACGCTATTCAGCCCAATGATAAGGCTTAA
- the leuD gene encoding 3-isopropylmalate dehydratase small subunit: MKAYTVEQGIVAPLDRANVDTDLIIPKQFLKSIKRTGFGDNLFDELRYLDEGYPGQDNSKRPKNPDFVLNQPRYQGATVLISRANFGCGSSREHAPWALEEYGFRTVIAPSYADIFFNNSFKNGMLPVILSEEIVDQLFKECAATEGYQLTIDLEAQEVRTPSGESFKFEVDPFRKHCLLNGLDDIGLTLQVSDDIRAYEEKTQKSRPWVFQEIRG; the protein is encoded by the coding sequence ATGAAAGCATATACAGTTGAACAAGGTATTGTTGCACCATTAGACCGTGCGAATGTCGATACTGATTTAATTATTCCAAAACAGTTTTTGAAATCGATCAAACGTACCGGTTTTGGTGACAATCTATTTGATGAACTTCGTTATTTAGATGAAGGTTATCCAGGTCAAGACAATTCTAAACGTCCAAAGAATCCTGATTTTGTGTTAAATCAACCACGTTACCAAGGTGCAACAGTGTTAATTTCACGTGCCAACTTTGGTTGTGGTTCAAGTCGTGAACATGCGCCTTGGGCATTGGAAGAATATGGTTTTCGTACCGTGATTGCGCCAAGTTATGCAGATATTTTCTTTAACAACAGCTTTAAAAATGGCATGTTGCCTGTGATTTTATCTGAAGAGATTGTTGATCAGTTATTTAAAGAATGTGCTGCAACAGAAGGCTATCAGTTAACCATTGATTTAGAAGCGCAAGAAGTTCGTACACCATCGGGTGAAAGCTTTAAGTTTGAAGTTGATCCATTCCGTAAACACTGTTTATTGAATGGCTTAGATGATATTGGTTTGACTTTACAAGTAAGCGATGACATTCGTGCTTATGAAGAGAAAACGCAAAAATCACGCCCTTGGGTCTTCCAAGAAATTCGTGGCTAA